Proteins from one Falco cherrug isolate bFalChe1 chromosome 7, bFalChe1.pri, whole genome shotgun sequence genomic window:
- the PARP6 gene encoding protein mono-ADP-ribosyltransferase PARP6 isoform X2 has product MDLKGQYWTDDDSDGDNESEEFLYGVQGTCAADLYRHPQLDADIEAVKEIYSENAVAVREYGTIDDVDIDLHVNISFLDEEVATAWKVLRTEPIVLRLRFSLSQYLDGPEPSIEVFQPSNKEGFGLGLQLKKILGMFTSQQWKHLSNDFLKTQQEKRHSWFKTSGTIKKFRAGLSIFSPIPKSPSFPVIQDSVLKGKLGIPEARVNRLMNRSVSCMVKNPKVEVFGYPPPSTQAGVAPFNILVGGHCKNVPTLEYGFLVQIMKYAEQRIPTLNEYCVVCDEQHVFQNGSMLKPAVCTRELCVFSFYTLGVMSGAAEEVATGAEVVDLLVAMCRAALESPRKSIIFEPYPSVVDPNDPKTLAFNPKKKNYERLQKALDSVMSIREMTQGSYLEIKKQMDKLDPLAHPLLQWIISSNRSHIVKLPLSRLKFMHTSHQFLLLSSPPAKEARFRTAKKLYGSTFAFHGSHIENWHSILRNGLVNASYTKLQLHGAAYGKGIYLSPISSISFGYSGMGKGQHRMPSKDELVQRYNRMNTIPQTRSIQSRFLQSRNLNCIALCEASSPGSHHLQGPAETRQHLGLPRLGPCLHPLLLCVRRWPSGRCQHQYSGPQNPEGDHACDWDSGVHKLRAVGTSLGPPAPSEDPGRGWEGQVGFEPPGQGRDGGQRRSSTLYIGVKHPVSIRRV; this is encoded by the exons ATG GACCTCAAGGGCCAGTACTGGACGGACGATGACTCCGACGGGGACAATGAGTCCGAGGAGTTCCTCTACGGCGTCCAG gggacCTGCGCTGCCGACCTGTACCGTCACCCGCAGCTGGACGCCGACATCGAGGCCGTGAAGGAGATCTACAGCGAGAATGCCGTGGCCGTCAG GGAGTACGGGACCATCGATGATGTGGACATTGACCTCCATGTGAACATCAGCTTCCTCGAT GAGGAGGTGGCGACAGCATGGAAGGTGCTGCGGACGGAGCCCATCGTCCTCCGCCTGCGCTTCTCCCTCTCCCAGTACCTCGATGGCCCCG aaCCGTCCATCGAGGTTTTCCAGCCATCCAACAAGGAGGGCTTTGGGCTGGGTCTGCAGCTGAAGAA GATCCTGGGCATGTTCACATCTCAGCAATGGAAACATCTTAGCAACGATTTCCTGAAGACCCAGCAGGAGAAGCGGCACAGTTGGTTCAAGACAAGCGGCACCATCAAGAAGTTTCGCGCTGGCCTCAGCATCTTCTCCCCCATTCCCAA GTCTCCCAGCTTCCCTGTCATCCAGGATTCAGTGCTGAAGGGCAAACTGGGCATCCCCGAGGCTCGTGTCAACCGCCTGATGAACCGTTCCGTCTCCTGTATGGTGAAGAACCCCAAGGTGGAAGTTTTCGGCtacccaccccccagcacccaggcaggTGTCGCCCCCTTCAACATCCTG GTCGGCGGCCACTGCAAGAATGTTCCTACGCTGGAGTACGGCTTCCTCGTCCAG ATCATGAAGTACGCGGAGCAGCGGATCCCAACGCTCAATGAGTACTGCGTGGTGTGCGATGAGCAGCATGTTTTCCAGAACGGCTCCATGCTCAAG CCAGCGGTGTGCACCCGGGAGCTCTGCGTCTTCTCCTTCTACACCCTGGGCGTTATGTCCGGCGCGGCAGAGGAGGTGGCCACGGGTGCTGAG GTGGTGGACCTGCTGGTGGCCATGTGCCGTGCCGCCCTGGAGTCCCCTCGCAAGAGCATCATCTTTGAGCCTTACCCTTCCGTGGTGGACCCCAACGACCCCAAAACACTTGCCTTCAACCCCAAG AAGAAGAACTATGAGCGGCTGCAGAAGGCTTTGGACAGCGTGATGTCCATCCGGGAGATGACCCAG GGGTCCTACCTGGAGATCAAGAAGCAGATGGACAAGCTAGACCCCCTGGCCCATCCCCTCCTGCAGTG GATAATCTCCAGCAACAGATCCCACATCGTCAAGCTGCCTCTCAGCAGG CTGAAGTTCATGCACACCTCCCACCAGTTCCTCCTGCTCAGCAGCCCCCCGGCCAAGGAAGCCCGGTTCCGCACTGCCAAGAAACTCTATGGCAGCACCTTTGCTTTCCA TGGCTCTCACATTGAGAACTGGCACTCCATCCTCCGCAATGGGCTGGTCAACGCTTCCTACACCAAACTGCAG CTGCATGGAGCAGCCTATGGCAAGGGCATCTATCTGAGCCCCATCTCCAGTATTTCCTTTGGATACTCAG ggatggggaaagggcAGCACCGGATGCCTTCCAAGGACGAGCTGGTGCAGCGGTACAACCGGATGAACACCATCCCCCAG ACCCGCTCCATCCAGTCCCGCTTCCTCCAGAGCCGCAACCTGAACTGCATCGCACTTTGCGAAG CCTCTTCCCCTGGCAGTCATCACCTCCAAGGACCTGCAGAAACACGGCAACATCTGGGTCTGCCCCGTCTCGGACCATGTCTGCACCCGCTTCTTCTTTGT GTACGAAGATGGCCAAGTGGGAGATGCCAACATCAATACTCAGGACCCCAAAATCCAGAAGGAGATCATGCGTGTGATTGGGACTCAGGTGTACACAAACTGAGGGCGGTGGGGACCTCCCTGGGACCCCCGGCGCCGAGTGAAGACCCCGGGCGAGGCTGGGAAGGACAAGTGGGTTTCGAGCCTCCTGGGCAGGGCAGAGACGGGGGCCAGCGCCGCAGCTCCACCCTGTACATAGGCGTCAAGCATCCGGTGAGCATCAGGCGGGTTTAG
- the PARP6 gene encoding protein mono-ADP-ribosyltransferase PARP6 isoform X1: MDLKGQYWTDDDSDGDNESEEFLYGVQGTCAADLYRHPQLDADIEAVKEIYSENAVAVREYGTIDDVDIDLHVNISFLDEEVATAWKVLRTEPIVLRLRFSLSQYLDGPEPSIEVFQPSNKEGFGLGLQLKKILGMFTSQQWKHLSNDFLKTQQEKRHSWFKTSGTIKKFRAGLSIFSPIPKSPSFPVIQDSVLKGKLGIPEARVNRLMNRSVSCMVKNPKVEVFGYPPPSTQAGVAPFNILVGGHCKNVPTLEYGFLVQIMKYAEQRIPTLNEYCVVCDEQHVFQNGSMLKPAVCTRELCVFSFYTLGVMSGAAEEVATGAEVVDLLVAMCRAALESPRKSIIFEPYPSVVDPNDPKTLAFNPKKKNYERLQKALDSVMSIREMTQGSYLEIKKQMDKLDPLAHPLLQWIISSNRSHIVKLPLSRQLKFMHTSHQFLLLSSPPAKEARFRTAKKLYGSTFAFHGSHIENWHSILRNGLVNASYTKLQLHGAAYGKGIYLSPISSISFGYSGMGKGQHRMPSKDELVQRYNRMNTIPQTRSIQSRFLQSRNLNCIALCEASSPGSHHLQGPAETRQHLGLPRLGPCLHPLLLCVRRWPSGRCQHQYSGPQNPEGDHACDWDSGVHKLRAVGTSLGPPAPSEDPGRGWEGQVGFEPPGQGRDGGQRRSSTLYIGVKHPVSIRRV, encoded by the exons ATG GACCTCAAGGGCCAGTACTGGACGGACGATGACTCCGACGGGGACAATGAGTCCGAGGAGTTCCTCTACGGCGTCCAG gggacCTGCGCTGCCGACCTGTACCGTCACCCGCAGCTGGACGCCGACATCGAGGCCGTGAAGGAGATCTACAGCGAGAATGCCGTGGCCGTCAG GGAGTACGGGACCATCGATGATGTGGACATTGACCTCCATGTGAACATCAGCTTCCTCGAT GAGGAGGTGGCGACAGCATGGAAGGTGCTGCGGACGGAGCCCATCGTCCTCCGCCTGCGCTTCTCCCTCTCCCAGTACCTCGATGGCCCCG aaCCGTCCATCGAGGTTTTCCAGCCATCCAACAAGGAGGGCTTTGGGCTGGGTCTGCAGCTGAAGAA GATCCTGGGCATGTTCACATCTCAGCAATGGAAACATCTTAGCAACGATTTCCTGAAGACCCAGCAGGAGAAGCGGCACAGTTGGTTCAAGACAAGCGGCACCATCAAGAAGTTTCGCGCTGGCCTCAGCATCTTCTCCCCCATTCCCAA GTCTCCCAGCTTCCCTGTCATCCAGGATTCAGTGCTGAAGGGCAAACTGGGCATCCCCGAGGCTCGTGTCAACCGCCTGATGAACCGTTCCGTCTCCTGTATGGTGAAGAACCCCAAGGTGGAAGTTTTCGGCtacccaccccccagcacccaggcaggTGTCGCCCCCTTCAACATCCTG GTCGGCGGCCACTGCAAGAATGTTCCTACGCTGGAGTACGGCTTCCTCGTCCAG ATCATGAAGTACGCGGAGCAGCGGATCCCAACGCTCAATGAGTACTGCGTGGTGTGCGATGAGCAGCATGTTTTCCAGAACGGCTCCATGCTCAAG CCAGCGGTGTGCACCCGGGAGCTCTGCGTCTTCTCCTTCTACACCCTGGGCGTTATGTCCGGCGCGGCAGAGGAGGTGGCCACGGGTGCTGAG GTGGTGGACCTGCTGGTGGCCATGTGCCGTGCCGCCCTGGAGTCCCCTCGCAAGAGCATCATCTTTGAGCCTTACCCTTCCGTGGTGGACCCCAACGACCCCAAAACACTTGCCTTCAACCCCAAG AAGAAGAACTATGAGCGGCTGCAGAAGGCTTTGGACAGCGTGATGTCCATCCGGGAGATGACCCAG GGGTCCTACCTGGAGATCAAGAAGCAGATGGACAAGCTAGACCCCCTGGCCCATCCCCTCCTGCAGTG GATAATCTCCAGCAACAGATCCCACATCGTCAAGCTGCCTCTCAGCAGG CAGCTGAAGTTCATGCACACCTCCCACCAGTTCCTCCTGCTCAGCAGCCCCCCGGCCAAGGAAGCCCGGTTCCGCACTGCCAAGAAACTCTATGGCAGCACCTTTGCTTTCCA TGGCTCTCACATTGAGAACTGGCACTCCATCCTCCGCAATGGGCTGGTCAACGCTTCCTACACCAAACTGCAG CTGCATGGAGCAGCCTATGGCAAGGGCATCTATCTGAGCCCCATCTCCAGTATTTCCTTTGGATACTCAG ggatggggaaagggcAGCACCGGATGCCTTCCAAGGACGAGCTGGTGCAGCGGTACAACCGGATGAACACCATCCCCCAG ACCCGCTCCATCCAGTCCCGCTTCCTCCAGAGCCGCAACCTGAACTGCATCGCACTTTGCGAAG CCTCTTCCCCTGGCAGTCATCACCTCCAAGGACCTGCAGAAACACGGCAACATCTGGGTCTGCCCCGTCTCGGACCATGTCTGCACCCGCTTCTTCTTTGT GTACGAAGATGGCCAAGTGGGAGATGCCAACATCAATACTCAGGACCCCAAAATCCAGAAGGAGATCATGCGTGTGATTGGGACTCAGGTGTACACAAACTGAGGGCGGTGGGGACCTCCCTGGGACCCCCGGCGCCGAGTGAAGACCCCGGGCGAGGCTGGGAAGGACAAGTGGGTTTCGAGCCTCCTGGGCAGGGCAGAGACGGGGGCCAGCGCCGCAGCTCCACCCTGTACATAGGCGTCAAGCATCCGGTGAGCATCAGGCGGGTTTAG
- the PARP6 gene encoding protein mono-ADP-ribosyltransferase PARP6 isoform X3 encodes MDLKGQYWTDDDSDGDNESEEFLYGVQGTCAADLYRHPQLDADIEAVKEIYSENAVAVREYGTIDDVDIDLHVNISFLDEEVATAWKVLRTEPIVLRLRFSLSQYLDGPEPSIEVFQPSNKEGFGLGLQLKKILGMFTSQQWKHLSNDFLKTQQEKRHSWFKTSGTIKKFRAGLSIFSPIPKSPSFPVIQDSVLKGKLGIPEARVNRLMNRSVSCMVKNPKVEVFGYPPPSTQVGGHCKNVPTLEYGFLVQIMKYAEQRIPTLNEYCVVCDEQHVFQNGSMLKPAVCTRELCVFSFYTLGVMSGAAEEVATGAEVVDLLVAMCRAALESPRKSIIFEPYPSVVDPNDPKTLAFNPKKKNYERLQKALDSVMSIREMTQGSYLEIKKQMDKLDPLAHPLLQWIISSNRSHIVKLPLSRQLKFMHTSHQFLLLSSPPAKEARFRTAKKLYGSTFAFHGSHIENWHSILRNGLVNASYTKLQLHGAAYGKGIYLSPISSISFGYSGMGKGQHRMPSKDELVQRYNRMNTIPQTRSIQSRFLQSRNLNCIALCEASSPGSHHLQGPAETRQHLGLPRLGPCLHPLLLCVRRWPSGRCQHQYSGPQNPEGDHACDWDSGVHKLRAVGTSLGPPAPSEDPGRGWEGQVGFEPPGQGRDGGQRRSSTLYIGVKHPVSIRRV; translated from the exons ATG GACCTCAAGGGCCAGTACTGGACGGACGATGACTCCGACGGGGACAATGAGTCCGAGGAGTTCCTCTACGGCGTCCAG gggacCTGCGCTGCCGACCTGTACCGTCACCCGCAGCTGGACGCCGACATCGAGGCCGTGAAGGAGATCTACAGCGAGAATGCCGTGGCCGTCAG GGAGTACGGGACCATCGATGATGTGGACATTGACCTCCATGTGAACATCAGCTTCCTCGAT GAGGAGGTGGCGACAGCATGGAAGGTGCTGCGGACGGAGCCCATCGTCCTCCGCCTGCGCTTCTCCCTCTCCCAGTACCTCGATGGCCCCG aaCCGTCCATCGAGGTTTTCCAGCCATCCAACAAGGAGGGCTTTGGGCTGGGTCTGCAGCTGAAGAA GATCCTGGGCATGTTCACATCTCAGCAATGGAAACATCTTAGCAACGATTTCCTGAAGACCCAGCAGGAGAAGCGGCACAGTTGGTTCAAGACAAGCGGCACCATCAAGAAGTTTCGCGCTGGCCTCAGCATCTTCTCCCCCATTCCCAA GTCTCCCAGCTTCCCTGTCATCCAGGATTCAGTGCTGAAGGGCAAACTGGGCATCCCCGAGGCTCGTGTCAACCGCCTGATGAACCGTTCCGTCTCCTGTATGGTGAAGAACCCCAAGGTGGAAGTTTTCGGCtacccaccccccagcacccag GTCGGCGGCCACTGCAAGAATGTTCCTACGCTGGAGTACGGCTTCCTCGTCCAG ATCATGAAGTACGCGGAGCAGCGGATCCCAACGCTCAATGAGTACTGCGTGGTGTGCGATGAGCAGCATGTTTTCCAGAACGGCTCCATGCTCAAG CCAGCGGTGTGCACCCGGGAGCTCTGCGTCTTCTCCTTCTACACCCTGGGCGTTATGTCCGGCGCGGCAGAGGAGGTGGCCACGGGTGCTGAG GTGGTGGACCTGCTGGTGGCCATGTGCCGTGCCGCCCTGGAGTCCCCTCGCAAGAGCATCATCTTTGAGCCTTACCCTTCCGTGGTGGACCCCAACGACCCCAAAACACTTGCCTTCAACCCCAAG AAGAAGAACTATGAGCGGCTGCAGAAGGCTTTGGACAGCGTGATGTCCATCCGGGAGATGACCCAG GGGTCCTACCTGGAGATCAAGAAGCAGATGGACAAGCTAGACCCCCTGGCCCATCCCCTCCTGCAGTG GATAATCTCCAGCAACAGATCCCACATCGTCAAGCTGCCTCTCAGCAGG CAGCTGAAGTTCATGCACACCTCCCACCAGTTCCTCCTGCTCAGCAGCCCCCCGGCCAAGGAAGCCCGGTTCCGCACTGCCAAGAAACTCTATGGCAGCACCTTTGCTTTCCA TGGCTCTCACATTGAGAACTGGCACTCCATCCTCCGCAATGGGCTGGTCAACGCTTCCTACACCAAACTGCAG CTGCATGGAGCAGCCTATGGCAAGGGCATCTATCTGAGCCCCATCTCCAGTATTTCCTTTGGATACTCAG ggatggggaaagggcAGCACCGGATGCCTTCCAAGGACGAGCTGGTGCAGCGGTACAACCGGATGAACACCATCCCCCAG ACCCGCTCCATCCAGTCCCGCTTCCTCCAGAGCCGCAACCTGAACTGCATCGCACTTTGCGAAG CCTCTTCCCCTGGCAGTCATCACCTCCAAGGACCTGCAGAAACACGGCAACATCTGGGTCTGCCCCGTCTCGGACCATGTCTGCACCCGCTTCTTCTTTGT GTACGAAGATGGCCAAGTGGGAGATGCCAACATCAATACTCAGGACCCCAAAATCCAGAAGGAGATCATGCGTGTGATTGGGACTCAGGTGTACACAAACTGAGGGCGGTGGGGACCTCCCTGGGACCCCCGGCGCCGAGTGAAGACCCCGGGCGAGGCTGGGAAGGACAAGTGGGTTTCGAGCCTCCTGGGCAGGGCAGAGACGGGGGCCAGCGCCGCAGCTCCACCCTGTACATAGGCGTCAAGCATCCGGTGAGCATCAGGCGGGTTTAG
- the PARP6 gene encoding protein mono-ADP-ribosyltransferase PARP6 isoform X5, with product MDLKGQYWTDDDSDGDNESEEFLYGVQGTCAADLYRHPQLDADIEAVKEIYSENAVAVREYGTIDDVDIDLHVNISFLDEEVATAWKVLRTEPIVLRLRFSLSQYLDGPEPSIEVFQPSNKEGFGLGLQLKKILGMFTSQQWKHLSNDFLKTQQEKRHSWFKTSGTIKKFRAGLSIFSPIPKSPSFPVIQDSVLKGKLGIPEARVNRLMNRSVSCMVKNPKVEVFGYPPPSTQAGVAPFNILVGGHCKNVPTLEYGFLVQIMKYAEQRIPTLNEYCVVCDEQHVFQNGSMLKPAVCTRELCVFSFYTLGVMSGAAEEVATGAEVVDLLVAMCRAALESPRKSIIFEPYPSVVDPNDPKTLAFNPKKKNYERLQKALDSVMSIREMTQGSYLEIKKQMDKLDPLAHPLLQWIISSNRSHIVKLPLSRLKFMHTSHQFLLLSSPPAKEARFRTAKKLYGSTFAFHGSHIENWHSILRNGLVNASYTKLQLHGAAYGKGIYLSPISSISFGYSGMGKGQHRMPSKDELVQRYNRMNTIPQTRSIQSRFLQSRNLNCIALCEVITSKDLQKHGNIWVCPVSDHVCTRFFFVYEDGQVGDANINTQDPKIQKEIMRVIGTQVYTN from the exons ATG GACCTCAAGGGCCAGTACTGGACGGACGATGACTCCGACGGGGACAATGAGTCCGAGGAGTTCCTCTACGGCGTCCAG gggacCTGCGCTGCCGACCTGTACCGTCACCCGCAGCTGGACGCCGACATCGAGGCCGTGAAGGAGATCTACAGCGAGAATGCCGTGGCCGTCAG GGAGTACGGGACCATCGATGATGTGGACATTGACCTCCATGTGAACATCAGCTTCCTCGAT GAGGAGGTGGCGACAGCATGGAAGGTGCTGCGGACGGAGCCCATCGTCCTCCGCCTGCGCTTCTCCCTCTCCCAGTACCTCGATGGCCCCG aaCCGTCCATCGAGGTTTTCCAGCCATCCAACAAGGAGGGCTTTGGGCTGGGTCTGCAGCTGAAGAA GATCCTGGGCATGTTCACATCTCAGCAATGGAAACATCTTAGCAACGATTTCCTGAAGACCCAGCAGGAGAAGCGGCACAGTTGGTTCAAGACAAGCGGCACCATCAAGAAGTTTCGCGCTGGCCTCAGCATCTTCTCCCCCATTCCCAA GTCTCCCAGCTTCCCTGTCATCCAGGATTCAGTGCTGAAGGGCAAACTGGGCATCCCCGAGGCTCGTGTCAACCGCCTGATGAACCGTTCCGTCTCCTGTATGGTGAAGAACCCCAAGGTGGAAGTTTTCGGCtacccaccccccagcacccaggcaggTGTCGCCCCCTTCAACATCCTG GTCGGCGGCCACTGCAAGAATGTTCCTACGCTGGAGTACGGCTTCCTCGTCCAG ATCATGAAGTACGCGGAGCAGCGGATCCCAACGCTCAATGAGTACTGCGTGGTGTGCGATGAGCAGCATGTTTTCCAGAACGGCTCCATGCTCAAG CCAGCGGTGTGCACCCGGGAGCTCTGCGTCTTCTCCTTCTACACCCTGGGCGTTATGTCCGGCGCGGCAGAGGAGGTGGCCACGGGTGCTGAG GTGGTGGACCTGCTGGTGGCCATGTGCCGTGCCGCCCTGGAGTCCCCTCGCAAGAGCATCATCTTTGAGCCTTACCCTTCCGTGGTGGACCCCAACGACCCCAAAACACTTGCCTTCAACCCCAAG AAGAAGAACTATGAGCGGCTGCAGAAGGCTTTGGACAGCGTGATGTCCATCCGGGAGATGACCCAG GGGTCCTACCTGGAGATCAAGAAGCAGATGGACAAGCTAGACCCCCTGGCCCATCCCCTCCTGCAGTG GATAATCTCCAGCAACAGATCCCACATCGTCAAGCTGCCTCTCAGCAGG CTGAAGTTCATGCACACCTCCCACCAGTTCCTCCTGCTCAGCAGCCCCCCGGCCAAGGAAGCCCGGTTCCGCACTGCCAAGAAACTCTATGGCAGCACCTTTGCTTTCCA TGGCTCTCACATTGAGAACTGGCACTCCATCCTCCGCAATGGGCTGGTCAACGCTTCCTACACCAAACTGCAG CTGCATGGAGCAGCCTATGGCAAGGGCATCTATCTGAGCCCCATCTCCAGTATTTCCTTTGGATACTCAG ggatggggaaagggcAGCACCGGATGCCTTCCAAGGACGAGCTGGTGCAGCGGTACAACCGGATGAACACCATCCCCCAG ACCCGCTCCATCCAGTCCCGCTTCCTCCAGAGCCGCAACCTGAACTGCATCGCACTTTGCGAAG TCATCACCTCCAAGGACCTGCAGAAACACGGCAACATCTGGGTCTGCCCCGTCTCGGACCATGTCTGCACCCGCTTCTTCTTTGT GTACGAAGATGGCCAAGTGGGAGATGCCAACATCAATACTCAGGACCCCAAAATCCAGAAGGAGATCATGCGTGTGATTGGGACTCAGGTGTACACAAACTGA
- the PARP6 gene encoding protein mono-ADP-ribosyltransferase PARP6 isoform X4, producing MDLKGQYWTDDDSDGDNESEEFLYGVQGTCAADLYRHPQLDADIEAVKEIYSENAVAVREYGTIDDVDIDLHVNISFLDEEVATAWKVLRTEPIVLRLRFSLSQYLDGPEPSIEVFQPSNKEGFGLGLQLKKILGMFTSQQWKHLSNDFLKTQQEKRHSWFKTSGTIKKFRAGLSIFSPIPKSPSFPVIQDSVLKGKLGIPEARVNRLMNRSVSCMVKNPKVEVFGYPPPSTQAGVAPFNILVGGHCKNVPTLEYGFLVQIMKYAEQRIPTLNEYCVVCDEQHVFQNGSMLKPAVCTRELCVFSFYTLGVMSGAAEEVATGAEVVDLLVAMCRAALESPRKSIIFEPYPSVVDPNDPKTLAFNPKKKNYERLQKALDSVMSIREMTQGSYLEIKKQMDKLDPLAHPLLQWIISSNRSHIVKLPLSRQLKFMHTSHQFLLLSSPPAKEARFRTAKKLYGSTFAFHGSHIENWHSILRNGLVNASYTKLQLHGAAYGKGIYLSPISSISFGYSGMGKGQHRMPSKDELVQRYNRMNTIPQTRSIQSRFLQSRNLNCIALCEVITSKDLQKHGNIWVCPVSDHVCTRFFFVYEDGQVGDANINTQDPKIQKEIMRVIGTQVYTN from the exons ATG GACCTCAAGGGCCAGTACTGGACGGACGATGACTCCGACGGGGACAATGAGTCCGAGGAGTTCCTCTACGGCGTCCAG gggacCTGCGCTGCCGACCTGTACCGTCACCCGCAGCTGGACGCCGACATCGAGGCCGTGAAGGAGATCTACAGCGAGAATGCCGTGGCCGTCAG GGAGTACGGGACCATCGATGATGTGGACATTGACCTCCATGTGAACATCAGCTTCCTCGAT GAGGAGGTGGCGACAGCATGGAAGGTGCTGCGGACGGAGCCCATCGTCCTCCGCCTGCGCTTCTCCCTCTCCCAGTACCTCGATGGCCCCG aaCCGTCCATCGAGGTTTTCCAGCCATCCAACAAGGAGGGCTTTGGGCTGGGTCTGCAGCTGAAGAA GATCCTGGGCATGTTCACATCTCAGCAATGGAAACATCTTAGCAACGATTTCCTGAAGACCCAGCAGGAGAAGCGGCACAGTTGGTTCAAGACAAGCGGCACCATCAAGAAGTTTCGCGCTGGCCTCAGCATCTTCTCCCCCATTCCCAA GTCTCCCAGCTTCCCTGTCATCCAGGATTCAGTGCTGAAGGGCAAACTGGGCATCCCCGAGGCTCGTGTCAACCGCCTGATGAACCGTTCCGTCTCCTGTATGGTGAAGAACCCCAAGGTGGAAGTTTTCGGCtacccaccccccagcacccaggcaggTGTCGCCCCCTTCAACATCCTG GTCGGCGGCCACTGCAAGAATGTTCCTACGCTGGAGTACGGCTTCCTCGTCCAG ATCATGAAGTACGCGGAGCAGCGGATCCCAACGCTCAATGAGTACTGCGTGGTGTGCGATGAGCAGCATGTTTTCCAGAACGGCTCCATGCTCAAG CCAGCGGTGTGCACCCGGGAGCTCTGCGTCTTCTCCTTCTACACCCTGGGCGTTATGTCCGGCGCGGCAGAGGAGGTGGCCACGGGTGCTGAG GTGGTGGACCTGCTGGTGGCCATGTGCCGTGCCGCCCTGGAGTCCCCTCGCAAGAGCATCATCTTTGAGCCTTACCCTTCCGTGGTGGACCCCAACGACCCCAAAACACTTGCCTTCAACCCCAAG AAGAAGAACTATGAGCGGCTGCAGAAGGCTTTGGACAGCGTGATGTCCATCCGGGAGATGACCCAG GGGTCCTACCTGGAGATCAAGAAGCAGATGGACAAGCTAGACCCCCTGGCCCATCCCCTCCTGCAGTG GATAATCTCCAGCAACAGATCCCACATCGTCAAGCTGCCTCTCAGCAGG CAGCTGAAGTTCATGCACACCTCCCACCAGTTCCTCCTGCTCAGCAGCCCCCCGGCCAAGGAAGCCCGGTTCCGCACTGCCAAGAAACTCTATGGCAGCACCTTTGCTTTCCA TGGCTCTCACATTGAGAACTGGCACTCCATCCTCCGCAATGGGCTGGTCAACGCTTCCTACACCAAACTGCAG CTGCATGGAGCAGCCTATGGCAAGGGCATCTATCTGAGCCCCATCTCCAGTATTTCCTTTGGATACTCAG ggatggggaaagggcAGCACCGGATGCCTTCCAAGGACGAGCTGGTGCAGCGGTACAACCGGATGAACACCATCCCCCAG ACCCGCTCCATCCAGTCCCGCTTCCTCCAGAGCCGCAACCTGAACTGCATCGCACTTTGCGAAG TCATCACCTCCAAGGACCTGCAGAAACACGGCAACATCTGGGTCTGCCCCGTCTCGGACCATGTCTGCACCCGCTTCTTCTTTGT GTACGAAGATGGCCAAGTGGGAGATGCCAACATCAATACTCAGGACCCCAAAATCCAGAAGGAGATCATGCGTGTGATTGGGACTCAGGTGTACACAAACTGA